A genomic stretch from Natronomonas gomsonensis includes:
- a CDS encoding NUDIX hydrolase — MSLTLEDLAARYDDPYRKAERIEIDADRFDRAMERDDDGAWGVGALVVDSGRVLFVREGDTWLLPGGRLEADEPPEVGAMREVEEETGVTIEITGLAAIAEQTFVRTGDGASYEFYFATFLGTPLMTGIDSNPGRPSEGIDEAAWLEEVPKNTFDRSLVSRLVDTYV; from the coding sequence ATGTCGCTCACGCTGGAGGACCTCGCCGCCCGCTACGACGACCCCTACCGGAAAGCCGAGCGTATCGAAATCGACGCCGACCGGTTCGACCGAGCGATGGAGCGCGACGACGACGGCGCGTGGGGCGTCGGCGCGCTCGTCGTCGATTCCGGGCGCGTGCTGTTCGTCCGCGAGGGCGACACGTGGCTCCTGCCCGGCGGCCGCCTCGAAGCGGACGAACCGCCCGAGGTCGGCGCGATGCGCGAGGTCGAAGAGGAAACCGGCGTCACCATCGAAATCACCGGCCTCGCCGCCATCGCAGAACAGACGTTCGTCCGGACAGGCGATGGGGCGAGTTACGAGTTCTACTTCGCGACGTTCCTCGGGACACCCCTGATGACGGGCATCGATTCGAATCCGGGACGCCCATCGGAGGGCATCGACGAGGCAGCATGGCTCGAAGAGGTACCGAAGAACACGTTCGATCGTTCCCTCGTCTCTCGACTCGTCGACACGTACGTTTAA
- a CDS encoding acyl-CoA dehydrogenase family protein: protein MDFELSEEQEQLKSEVQRFAENEILPVAKEYDREEKYPHEVVDKAAEMGLLAPQIPFEYGGAGYDVLDTAIIVEELFAADPGIGLCLSSTGFGGEAIIEFGTEEQKEEYLEPIASGDAIMGAAISEPDTGSDVSSVSTRAEKDGDEWVINGNKMWITNGSVGDFFVVLCKTDPDADGRYNGFSQIIVESDRDGFEADKITGKMGIRASDTAELILDNVRVPEENLVGTEGMGFLQQMQFFDETRTGVAAQGVGIAKGAARRALEYAQEREQFGRPIGDFQAIQHKLADMHTEAEAARNLTYKSAWSVDNADGQLTKLASMAKEFASRTAVKNANECVQIHGGSGFVDDFDAERFYRDAKITQIYEGTTEIQKMVIARELQGKGF, encoded by the coding sequence ATGGACTTCGAACTGTCCGAGGAACAGGAACAACTGAAAAGCGAGGTTCAGCGCTTCGCCGAAAACGAGATTCTCCCGGTTGCCAAGGAGTACGACCGCGAGGAGAAGTACCCCCACGAGGTCGTCGACAAGGCCGCCGAGATGGGTCTGCTCGCCCCGCAGATTCCCTTCGAGTACGGTGGCGCCGGCTACGACGTCCTCGACACCGCCATCATCGTCGAGGAACTGTTCGCGGCCGACCCAGGTATCGGCCTGTGTCTGTCCTCGACCGGCTTCGGTGGCGAGGCCATCATCGAGTTCGGCACCGAAGAGCAGAAAGAGGAGTACCTCGAACCCATCGCCTCCGGCGACGCTATCATGGGTGCGGCGATTTCGGAGCCTGACACGGGGTCTGACGTGTCGTCGGTGTCGACGCGGGCGGAGAAGGACGGCGACGAGTGGGTTATCAACGGCAACAAGATGTGGATTACCAACGGCAGCGTTGGTGACTTCTTCGTCGTGTTGTGTAAAACGGACCCGGATGCCGACGGCCGCTACAACGGCTTCTCCCAGATTATCGTCGAATCCGACCGCGACGGCTTCGAAGCCGACAAAATCACGGGCAAGATGGGCATCCGCGCCTCCGACACCGCCGAACTCATCCTCGATAACGTGCGTGTCCCCGAGGAAAACCTCGTCGGTACCGAGGGCATGGGCTTCCTCCAGCAGATGCAGTTCTTCGACGAGACCCGAACCGGCGTCGCCGCACAGGGCGTCGGCATCGCAAAGGGTGCGGCGCGTCGCGCTCTCGAATACGCCCAAGAGCGCGAACAGTTCGGCCGTCCCATCGGCGACTTCCAGGCCATCCAGCACAAACTCGCCGACATGCACACCGAGGCCGAAGCCGCCCGCAATCTCACCTACAAATCGGCGTGGTCCGTCGACAACGCCGACGGCCAACTGACGAAGCTCGCCTCGATGGCCAAGGAGTTCGCCTCCCGAACCGCCGTCAAGAACGCAAACGAGTGCGTCCAGATTCACGGCGGCTCCGGGTTCGTCGACGACTTCGACGCCGAGCGCTTCTACCGCGACGCCAAAATCACCCAAATCTACGAGGGAACCACCGAAATCCAAAAGATGGTTATCGCCCGCGAACTGCAGGGTAAGGGCTTCTAG
- a CDS encoding NAD(P)/FAD-dependent oxidoreductase, whose product MQQVDVAVIGGGPAGSSAGYAAASEGADAVVIEKGVPRADREELGPDSTDAAGILDYWVDLMDLDEPIPDHVKHQELNAAEFIGPSETLELTETGMDATYPNFGFTVHRARFDDWLRSRAEDAGAEYRVGTGVASVGSELTGTPSHTLTLRDGTGIETEYLILADGPQRTITGTVLQNWLADAHMENLESRRANHIAYQEYRRLPEELFERDRIKFWWGYMPGHTAYPWVFPNDDPVARVGLTMPIGMDLDDVENREAYRLLHDEDERVPQGNTYIERLIEEVYPGYDLADFPLVEDRGKSGGTETYPISSTRPIESPTAANVAVVGGAMGATSAFHEGGDHVAIRTGQIAGRLAALGALRAYNAEWHRAIGSEIRRNCVFADMVRGYEPDDWDTIFGLVSDVQGDDGFTPYEAVYAGLTGAKLFGEYKWRKFRFRNGGYAQVREDDYTV is encoded by the coding sequence ATGCAACAGGTAGACGTCGCCGTCATCGGTGGCGGTCCGGCCGGGTCCTCGGCCGGGTATGCGGCCGCCAGCGAAGGCGCCGACGCCGTCGTCATCGAGAAGGGCGTCCCCCGAGCGGACCGCGAGGAACTCGGACCGGATTCGACGGATGCTGCCGGAATCCTCGACTACTGGGTCGACCTGATGGACCTCGACGAGCCGATTCCGGACCACGTCAAACATCAGGAACTCAACGCCGCGGAGTTCATCGGCCCCTCGGAGACGCTGGAGTTGACCGAAACGGGGATGGACGCCACGTACCCGAACTTCGGGTTCACCGTCCACCGCGCGAGGTTCGACGACTGGCTTCGATCGCGTGCCGAAGACGCCGGCGCCGAGTACCGCGTCGGAACCGGCGTCGCGTCGGTCGGTTCCGAACTCACGGGGACACCCTCACACACGCTGACGCTGCGTGACGGCACCGGAATCGAGACGGAGTATCTGATTCTCGCCGACGGCCCCCAGCGGACGATTACCGGAACGGTGCTGCAAAACTGGCTCGCCGACGCCCACATGGAGAACCTCGAATCCCGCCGGGCCAACCACATCGCCTATCAGGAGTACCGCCGACTCCCCGAGGAACTGTTCGAACGCGACCGAATCAAGTTCTGGTGGGGGTACATGCCCGGCCACACCGCCTACCCGTGGGTGTTCCCGAACGACGACCCCGTCGCGCGTGTCGGGCTGACGATGCCCATTGGGATGGACCTCGACGACGTGGAGAATCGCGAGGCCTACCGACTGCTCCACGACGAGGACGAACGTGTTCCACAGGGCAACACCTACATCGAGCGACTCATCGAGGAGGTGTACCCCGGCTACGACCTCGCGGATTTCCCGCTCGTCGAGGACCGCGGGAAGTCCGGCGGCACCGAGACCTATCCCATCTCCTCGACGCGTCCCATCGAATCCCCGACGGCGGCCAACGTCGCCGTCGTCGGCGGAGCGATGGGTGCCACCTCGGCGTTCCACGAGGGCGGCGACCACGTCGCCATTCGGACCGGCCAAATTGCCGGGCGCCTCGCTGCCCTCGGTGCGTTGCGGGCGTACAACGCCGAGTGGCACCGTGCCATCGGCAGCGAAATCCGCCGAAACTGCGTGTTCGCCGACATGGTTCGCGGCTACGAACCCGACGACTGGGACACCATCTTCGGGTTGGTCAGCGACGTCCAGGGCGATGACGGCTTTACGCCCTACGAGGCGGTGTACGCTGGCCTGACTGGTGCGAAACTGTTCGGCGAATACAAATGGCGGAAGTTCCGCTTCCGTAACGGCGGCTACGCACAGGTCCGGGAGGACGACTACACGGTCTGA
- a CDS encoding asparaginase, which translates to MRVHVIATGGTIASTEDGDEAGAAPSLSGDDLVEAVPDLESFADITVESVASNPGFDMSPAVCARVAERVRAVTDDVDGVVVTHGTDTLAETAHYLDLTTDGPVVVTGAQRRPDELGSDGPTNLRTAVRAAAHDRLDAGAFVAFDEELHAAATVQKSHTSSLDTFQSPEAGPIARFTRRRVHWHRDPPAADTLLPVPDPESHPTVPIVVSASGVGRDAFTDAESRGDAIVVAGTGLGNTTGALGETIADADCPVVIASRCYAGPTEPVYGTPGGAATLANYDHVRFAHGTPWAARIELVLAVAAGRVDERFEGFDEPSA; encoded by the coding sequence ATGCGCGTCCACGTCATCGCCACCGGCGGCACGATTGCCTCGACCGAAGACGGCGACGAGGCCGGCGCCGCCCCGTCGCTCTCCGGCGACGACCTCGTCGAGGCCGTCCCCGACCTCGAATCCTTCGCCGACATTACCGTCGAGAGCGTCGCCAGCAACCCTGGATTCGACATGTCGCCCGCGGTCTGTGCCCGCGTCGCAGAGCGCGTCCGAGCGGTTACCGACGATGTCGACGGCGTCGTCGTCACCCACGGCACCGACACGCTCGCGGAGACCGCCCACTACCTCGACCTCACGACGGACGGGCCAGTCGTCGTGACGGGCGCGCAGCGACGGCCCGACGAACTCGGCAGTGACGGCCCCACGAACCTCCGAACCGCGGTCAGAGCCGCCGCCCACGACCGACTCGACGCCGGCGCGTTCGTCGCCTTCGACGAGGAACTGCACGCAGCCGCGACGGTCCAGAAGTCCCACACGAGTTCTCTCGATACGTTTCAGTCCCCCGAGGCGGGACCCATCGCTCGGTTCACCCGGCGCCGAGTCCACTGGCACCGCGACCCACCGGCAGCCGACACACTACTTCCCGTTCCCGACCCCGAATCCCACCCCACGGTACCCATCGTCGTTTCGGCCTCCGGCGTCGGCAGAGACGCGTTCACCGACGCCGAATCCCGCGGTGACGCCATCGTCGTCGCCGGTACGGGCCTTGGAAACACCACAGGGGCGCTCGGCGAGACCATCGCAGACGCCGACTGTCCGGTCGTCATCGCCTCGCGGTGTTACGCCGGCCCCACGGAGCCGGTGTACGGTACCCCCGGCGGTGCGGCGACGCTGGCGAACTACGACCACGTCCGATTCGCTCACGGAACGCCGTGGGCCGCACGCATCGAGCTCGTCCTCGCGGTCGCCGCCGGCCGCGTCGACGAGCGCTTCGAGGGGTTCGACGAACCCTCGGCGTGA
- a CDS encoding amphi-Trp domain-containing protein: MEEVLFKTEQRQSRAEIADHLRAVADKLEAGDQVTLSSGTESISLEVPARPTFEVKAEREQEGASSELSVEFELEWDENDDGSNGNDDAGLEIA; encoded by the coding sequence ATGGAAGAAGTCCTGTTCAAAACCGAACAACGACAGTCCCGAGCCGAAATCGCAGACCACCTTCGTGCAGTGGCCGACAAACTCGAGGCCGGTGACCAGGTGACTCTCTCGTCGGGCACCGAAAGCATCAGCCTCGAAGTCCCAGCCCGCCCGACCTTTGAGGTGAAAGCTGAACGGGAACAGGAAGGGGCCTCCTCCGAACTCAGCGTGGAGTTCGAACTGGAGTGGGACGAAAACGACGACGGCAGTAACGGCAACGACGACGCTGGTCTGGAAATAGCCTAA
- a CDS encoding DUF7117 family protein, which produces MKVRGRRECKECGTRWSYYDTGAIACPSCGSLHSVGTDDERSLHTATATTLDLSPVRNAIDEQPTRRLAERAVERCREFTGGYGFIQSGSLQPLDDTYLAAMELRHVAGELTRRMDSIDDEELYFTSLLRADEGERPAVEEVPDSLRAMRGLAYANAVKEYRSDLRRYLEEHPDPVVGDVLERLGDHTKRIRALDGDVSPRAVEALVESTRDIGRYLTSGEESALAAAESRLDELA; this is translated from the coding sequence ATGAAGGTCCGCGGCCGACGGGAATGCAAAGAGTGCGGGACGCGGTGGTCCTACTACGACACCGGGGCGATTGCGTGTCCGAGCTGTGGCAGCCTCCACAGCGTCGGGACCGACGACGAACGATCGTTGCACACCGCGACGGCGACGACGCTCGACCTGTCGCCGGTCCGAAACGCTATCGACGAACAGCCCACCCGCCGACTCGCAGAGCGTGCCGTCGAACGATGCCGGGAGTTCACCGGCGGCTACGGATTCATCCAATCAGGGTCGCTTCAACCGCTCGACGACACCTATCTCGCCGCGATGGAGCTTCGCCACGTCGCCGGAGAGCTCACACGACGAATGGACAGCATCGACGACGAGGAACTGTACTTCACGAGTCTGCTGCGTGCCGACGAGGGCGAACGTCCGGCAGTCGAGGAGGTCCCGGATTCCCTCCGGGCGATGCGTGGGTTGGCGTACGCCAACGCCGTCAAAGAGTATCGCTCGGACCTCCGTCGTTATCTCGAGGAACACCCCGACCCAGTCGTCGGCGACGTCCTCGAACGCCTCGGCGACCACACCAAACGCATCCGCGCACTCGACGGCGACGTGTCCCCGCGAGCGGTCGAGGCGCTCGTGGAATCGACCCGCGACATTGGCCGATATCTGACTTCGGGCGAGGAAAGCGCGCTCGCCGCCGCCGAATCCCGACTGGACGAACTGGCCTGA
- a CDS encoding PadR family transcriptional regulator: MHDLTGFQRDLLYVIAGRDDPHGLAIKEELEDYYEKEIHHGRLYPNLDTLVDKGLVEKGQRDRRTNFYTLTRRGRREIEARREWEDQYVDLT; the protein is encoded by the coding sequence ATGCACGACTTGACAGGGTTCCAGCGAGACTTGCTGTACGTCATCGCGGGTCGCGACGACCCCCACGGCCTCGCAATCAAGGAAGAACTGGAGGACTACTACGAGAAGGAAATCCACCACGGTCGGCTGTACCCCAACCTCGATACGCTCGTCGACAAGGGACTCGTCGAAAAGGGCCAGCGGGACCGCCGAACCAACTTCTATACGCTCACCCGCCGCGGCCGCCGGGAGATAGAGGCACGCCGCGAGTGGGAGGACCAGTACGTCGACCTCACATAA
- a CDS encoding citramalate synthase has translation MRLCDTTLRAAARYSDRTYTADQLVEAGQALDRLGVPLVRAGNPSVAGVEGETISRLASNFEADVVATCRARTDEVETALETGADIVEVSIPVSDVRLEATLGMSREEAFDRAEMAIRQAREGGADGHLHLQDAFRADVPSVAGAFGRFDGTIVLADTVGARTPPFVAGFLRTLANASADLTRAGVSFRDDLGCATANSLVAVETGIDRVDASVAGIGTGAGRAATEELIVATVTGGDDAGVATTETIPACEDALQALGESVDERKAVLGAGASGDESGEGTESGVDDPAAFRAYDPSTFGG, from the coding sequence ATGAGACTCTGTGATACAACGCTTCGAGCGGCCGCACGGTACTCCGACCGAACGTACACGGCCGACCAGTTGGTCGAAGCGGGGCAGGCGCTCGACCGACTCGGCGTGCCACTGGTACGGGCCGGAAACCCCTCCGTGGCGGGCGTTGAGGGAGAGACGATCAGCCGCCTCGCGTCGAACTTCGAGGCCGACGTGGTGGCGACCTGTCGCGCCCGGACCGACGAGGTGGAGACGGCGCTCGAAACCGGCGCGGACATCGTCGAGGTGTCGATTCCCGTTTCCGACGTGCGACTCGAAGCCACACTCGGGATGTCGCGAGAGGAGGCGTTCGACCGCGCCGAAATGGCGATACGCCAAGCTCGTGAGGGCGGTGCGGACGGTCACCTCCATTTGCAGGACGCGTTCCGTGCCGACGTACCGTCGGTTGCCGGCGCGTTCGGACGGTTCGACGGCACCATCGTCCTCGCGGACACCGTCGGCGCTCGGACACCGCCGTTCGTCGCGGGCTTCCTGCGGACGCTCGCCAACGCGAGCGCCGACCTCACACGAGCAGGCGTCAGTTTCCGCGACGACCTCGGCTGTGCAACGGCGAACTCGTTGGTCGCCGTCGAGACGGGCATCGACCGCGTCGACGCCAGCGTCGCTGGCATCGGAACTGGGGCCGGTAGGGCCGCGACCGAGGAACTAATCGTCGCGACGGTGACGGGCGGCGACGACGCTGGCGTTGCCACTACCGAGACGATTCCCGCCTGCGAAGACGCCCTCCAGGCGCTCGGCGAATCCGTCGACGAACGGAAAGCCGTACTTGGCGCGGGAGCGAGCGGAGACGAGTCGGGTGAGGGGACCGAAAGTGGGGTGGACGACCCCGCGGCGTTCCGAGCGTACGACCCCTCGACGTTCGGCGGCTGA
- a CDS encoding cob(I)yrinic acid a,c-diamide adenosyltransferase → MKIYTGRGDEGMTDLRDMSRVSKTSARIEAYGTVDEVNSVIGRIRPSGYDDIDEKLSAVQNHLHIIQADFANPDREDADAPHLEEHHVQKLEDWMDAFDDELDPLQSFILPGGSDAGSKLHHARAVCRRAERRAVSLASDEPVNGAAVAYLNRLSDALFVWARVVNKRDGVPEEAPEY, encoded by the coding sequence ATGAAGATTTACACCGGTCGCGGCGACGAGGGAATGACCGACCTGCGAGACATGTCCCGCGTCTCGAAAACCAGTGCGCGAATAGAGGCTTACGGCACCGTCGACGAGGTAAACAGCGTCATCGGACGGATTCGCCCCTCGGGGTACGACGACATCGACGAGAAACTGAGCGCGGTTCAAAACCACCTTCACATCATTCAGGCCGACTTCGCCAATCCCGACCGCGAGGACGCCGACGCCCCGCATCTCGAGGAGCATCACGTCCAGAAGCTCGAAGACTGGATGGACGCCTTCGACGACGAACTCGACCCGCTGCAGAGTTTCATCCTCCCCGGCGGCAGCGACGCCGGGTCGAAACTCCACCACGCACGGGCCGTCTGTCGACGCGCCGAGCGCCGGGCGGTGTCGTTGGCCTCCGACGAACCCGTAAACGGCGCCGCGGTCGCGTATCTCAACCGCCTCTCCGATGCGCTGTTCGTGTGGGCCCGCGTCGTCAACAAACGCGACGGGGTCCCCGAGGAAGCACCGGAGTACTAG